In one Ornithorhynchus anatinus isolate Pmale09 chromosome 19, mOrnAna1.pri.v4, whole genome shotgun sequence genomic region, the following are encoded:
- the DDO gene encoding D-aspartate oxidase isoform X1, producing MATIKIGVVGAGLIGLSTAVCISESIPKCSVAVIADRFTPDTTSDVAAGMLIPHAYPGIPISRQKQWFRETFNYLLAISNSSEAADAGIRLISGWQIFRSLPTEETPFWADIVLGFHKMTQAELTKFPQHVFGQGFTTLKCDSLFYLPWLMKRLKGNGGQVHIKRIENLWELCDTYDIVVNCSGIGSRELMSDLTVFPIRGQVLKVQAPWISHFIRDGNGLTYIYPGMHDVTLGGTRQKDDWRLHPDPENSKDILARCCVLEPSLCRVWGIKERVGLRPGRPELRLQREILSQDGQQLPVVHNYGHSGGGFSVHWGTAIEAAQLVRDCIAELNGPSSKAKL from the exons ATGGCTACCATAAAGATTGGTGTTGTTGGTGCAGGCTTGATTGGGCTGTCCACAGCTGTCTGCATTTCAGAATCCATTCCAAAATGCTCAGTTGCTGTTATTGCGGATAGATTTACCCCTGATACCACTAGTGATGTGGCAGCTGGAATGCTTATTCCTCATGCCTATCCAG GCATTCCAATTTCCCGACAGAAGCAATGGTTTAGAGAGACTTTTAACTACCTGTTGGCAATCAGTAATTCATCAGAAGCTGCAGATGCTGGCATTCGTTTGATATCTGG GTGGCAGATATTTAGAAGTCTTCCCACTGAAGAGACGCCGTTCTGGGCAGATATTGTTTTGGGATTTCACAAGATGACCCAAGCTGAGCTGACAAAATTTCCACAGCATGTATTTGGTCAGGGTTTCACGACCCTGAAGTGTGATAGCCTCTTCTATCTGCCTTGGCTGATGAAAAG GTtgaaaggaaatggaggccaaGTACACATCAAGCGAATAGAAAATCTGTGGGAATTATGTGACACATATGATATTGTGGTCAACTGTTCAGGCATTGGAAGCAGAGAACTCATGAGTGATTTAACAGTATTCCCTATTAGAGGTCAAGTACTCAAAGTGCAGGCCCCCTGGATAAGTCATTTTATTCGAGATGGGAATGGGCTGACCTATATCTATCCAGGAATGCATGATGTAACACTAGGGGGAACCCGGCAGAAAGATGACTGGAGGCTACACCCAGATCCTGAAAATAGCAAAGATATTCTTGCCAGATGTTGTGTTCTTGAACCCTCACTTTGTAGAGTCTGGGGCATAAAGGAGAGAGTTGGTTTGAGGCCAGGAAGGCCAGAACTGCGACTGCAGAGAGAGATTCTGTCCCAAGATGGACAGCAGCTGCCTGTGGTCCATAATTATGGTCACAGTGGGGGTGGTTTTTCAGTGCACTGGGGCACCGCTATTGAGGCTGCTCAGCTAGTGAGAGACTGCATTGCTGAACTGAATGGCCCCTCCAGCAAGGCCAAGCTCTAG
- the DDO gene encoding D-aspartate oxidase isoform X2: MATIKIGVVGAGLIGLSTAVCISESIPKCSVAVIADRFTPDTTSDVAAGMLIPHAYPGIPISRQKQWFRETFNYLLAISNSSEAADAGIRLISGWQIFRSLPTEETPFWADIVLGFHKMTQAELTKFPQHVFGQGFTTLKCDSLFYLPWLMKRISKGIDFVHKMAWLQRV, translated from the exons ATGGCTACCATAAAGATTGGTGTTGTTGGTGCAGGCTTGATTGGGCTGTCCACAGCTGTCTGCATTTCAGAATCCATTCCAAAATGCTCAGTTGCTGTTATTGCGGATAGATTTACCCCTGATACCACTAGTGATGTGGCAGCTGGAATGCTTATTCCTCATGCCTATCCAG GCATTCCAATTTCCCGACAGAAGCAATGGTTTAGAGAGACTTTTAACTACCTGTTGGCAATCAGTAATTCATCAGAAGCTGCAGATGCTGGCATTCGTTTGATATCTGG GTGGCAGATATTTAGAAGTCTTCCCACTGAAGAGACGCCGTTCTGGGCAGATATTGTTTTGGGATTTCACAAGATGACCCAAGCTGAGCTGACAAAATTTCCACAGCATGTATTTGGTCAGGGTTTCACGACCCTGAAGTGTGATAGCCTCTTCTATCTGCCTTGGCTGATGAAAAG AATATCCAAGGGTATAGATTTCGTCCACAAAATGGCTTGGCTCCAGCGAGTGTGA
- the DDO gene encoding D-aspartate oxidase isoform X3 — translation MTQAELTKFPQHVFGQGFTTLKCDSLFYLPWLMKRLKGNGGQVHIKRIENLWELCDTYDIVVNCSGIGSRELMSDLTVFPIRGQVLKVQAPWISHFIRDGNGLTYIYPGMHDVTLGGTRQKDDWRLHPDPENSKDILARCCVLEPSLCRVWGIKERVGLRPGRPELRLQREILSQDGQQLPVVHNYGHSGGGFSVHWGTAIEAAQLVRDCIAELNGPSSKAKL, via the exons ATGACCCAAGCTGAGCTGACAAAATTTCCACAGCATGTATTTGGTCAGGGTTTCACGACCCTGAAGTGTGATAGCCTCTTCTATCTGCCTTGGCTGATGAAAAG GTtgaaaggaaatggaggccaaGTACACATCAAGCGAATAGAAAATCTGTGGGAATTATGTGACACATATGATATTGTGGTCAACTGTTCAGGCATTGGAAGCAGAGAACTCATGAGTGATTTAACAGTATTCCCTATTAGAGGTCAAGTACTCAAAGTGCAGGCCCCCTGGATAAGTCATTTTATTCGAGATGGGAATGGGCTGACCTATATCTATCCAGGAATGCATGATGTAACACTAGGGGGAACCCGGCAGAAAGATGACTGGAGGCTACACCCAGATCCTGAAAATAGCAAAGATATTCTTGCCAGATGTTGTGTTCTTGAACCCTCACTTTGTAGAGTCTGGGGCATAAAGGAGAGAGTTGGTTTGAGGCCAGGAAGGCCAGAACTGCGACTGCAGAGAGAGATTCTGTCCCAAGATGGACAGCAGCTGCCTGTGGTCCATAATTATGGTCACAGTGGGGGTGGTTTTTCAGTGCACTGGGGCACCGCTATTGAGGCTGCTCAGCTAGTGAGAGACTGCATTGCTGAACTGAATGGCCCCTCCAGCAAGGCCAAGCTCTAG